Within the Chiloscyllium punctatum isolate Juve2018m chromosome 9, sChiPun1.3, whole genome shotgun sequence genome, the region TTTGGGCTTTCAAATCCTCCAGTGGCTTCTGAACATCAGCCGATATTCTTTTGAGGGATTCCTCATCCAATCCAAAACATTTGTAATAGAAGGGCAGGTTTCTACTCAATATACCCATGTCACAGAGCAGCGCtacccctgggacagggacagcagcagcaacagatgAGAACAATGCTAACTTCCAGACCTCTGCACTTAGTGAATCTCTCTTCCTCGTGATGAATCCGGAACACACAGGGTGGATGCTTTTCAGAAACGCTTGCTTCCTGAACTTGGGCACATCCCTTTCCAAAGTCTCTTGCAGCTGCTTTGAATCATAATCTTTAAAGAATGGGGAAGATATGAGGAAGACTTGAGGAGAGTGCACTCCTTGTTGCGTTAGATAGTTCACTGCCTCTTCCCTGATCTTGTGTAATGTCTCGTGTTGGTCTGTGATTGGGCCTTGCTGTCTCTGACACGCTGCAACGTCATTGTCAATCTTACTGCGGGCAAAGTAAAAATGGGCACCGCTCTCCTGGATCCATTTGGCAAGAGTGGCATGACTTGCTTTGAAACGTTCCGAAGCCACGATGATGAAAAAGTCATAGCGATGGAAGCCCACCTTCTCCCGGTAGCTCTCCGGCTGAAAGTCAAGGGTCCCTAAGCCAGGCAGATCCCAGAGGACAATGTGATGGAAGGCAGGGTGTGGGTAAGGGCTTGGAACCACCGTGGTTTCGGTCACTCCAGTCGGAGCTGCTCCAGGATGGTCATCAGGAACACCGCGCAGAGCATTAACCAATGAGGATTTCCCAGCACCAGcctccccaatcacacccacATTGACGACAATATCATTCTGTTCCAACCCACAGCTCAAAATCTGAGAGACCAGGTTAGGAAGACCGCCCTCTTCAAACACATGCTTCAGACTGTCCTGCTTTGCTTGGCCAATCCGATCAAATATTTCACGCCTAGGAATGAGAACATCACCACAATATCAGCCAGGGTACCAAccgctgcctcagcactgaccctccgacagtgcagccctccctcagcactgaccctccgacagtgcccacttcctcagcactgaccctccgacagtgcggcactccctcagcactgaccctccgacagtgcggcactccctcagcactgaccctccgacagtgcggcgctccctcagcactgaccctccgacagtgcggcgctccctcagcactgaccctccgacagtgcggcgctccctcagcactgaccctccgacagtgcggcgctccctcagcactgagcctccgacagtgcggtgctccctcagcactgacccttcgacagtgcggcactccctcagcactgagcctccaacagtgcggcgctccctcagcactgacccttcgacagtgcggccctccctcagcactgaccctccgacagtgcggccctccctcagcactgaccctccgacagtgcgccgctccctcagcactgaccctccgacagtgcggcgctccctcagcactgagcctccaacagtgcggtgctccctcagcactgagcctccgacagtgcggtgctccctcagcactgaccgtccgacagtgcggcgctccctcagcactgagcctccaacagtgcggtgctccctcagcactgacccttcgacagtgcggccctccctcagcactgagcctccaacagtgcggcgctccctcagcactgacccttcgacagtgcggccctccctcagcactgaccctccgacagtgcagccctccctcagcactgaccctccgacagtgcggcgctccctcagcactgaccctccgacagtgcggcgctccctcagcactgagcctccaacagtgcggtgctccctcagcactgaccctccgacagtgcggcgctccctcagcactgacccttcgacagtgcggccctccctcagcactgagcctccaacagtgcggcgctccctcagcactgaccctccgacagtgcggccctccctcagcactgagcctccaatagtgcggcgctccctcagcactgaccctccgacagtgcggccctccctcagcactgaccctccgacagtgcggccctccctcagcactgaccctccgacagtgcagcgctgcctcattcattcacgggatgagggtgttgctggtcaggcagcatttattacccatccctaattacccagaggacacccactgactgtgggtcaggagtcacatggaTACCAGACCGATGTAAGGATggtaatttccttccctaaaggacgttagtgaagcagatgggtctttcctacaattgacaatggattcatgggcatgattagatttttaattccagatatttattgaattcatattctACCATGtggcattacctgggtctctggattaaccacGTCATTGTCGCCCCACTATCCAGGGGACAGGAGGGCACTACCTAACACATCACAGGTACAACAGAGGGAGGCTGGTGGATGTGGAGAGTGGGTACCGAGTGAGGAGGGGGATTGGTGTGTGAGGAGGAGGGGGATTGGCGATTGAGGAGGGAGGGATTGGCGAGTGAGGAGGGGGATTGGCGAGTGAGGAGGGGGATTGGCGAGTGAGGAGGGGGGATTGGCGAGTGAGGAGGGGGGATTGGCGAGTGAGGAGGGGGGATTGGCGAGTGAGGAGGGGGATTGGTGAGTGAGGAGGGGGGATTGGCGAGTGAGGGGGGGGATTGGTAGTGAGGAGGGGGGATTGGCGAGTGAGGAGGGGGGATTGGCGAGTGAGGAGGGGGATTGGTAGTGAGGAGGGGGGATTGGTGAGTGAGGAGGAGGATTGGTAGTGAGGAGGGGGGATTGGTGAGTGAGGAGGGGGGATTGGTGAGTGAGGAGGGGGGATTGGCGAGTGAGGAGGGGGATTGGTAGTGAGGAGGGGGGATTGGTGAGTGAGGAGGGGGGATTGGCGAGTGAGGGGGGGATTGGTAGTGAGGAGGGGGGATTGGTGAGTGAGGAGGGGGGATTGGCGAGTGAGGAGGGGGGATTGGTGAGTGAGGAGGGGGGATTGGCGAGTGAGGAGGGGGGATTGGCGAGTGAGGAGGGGGGATTGGCGAGTGAGGAGGGGGGTTGGTGAGTGAGGAGGGGGGTTGGCGAGTGAGATGGGGGGATTGGTGAGTGAGGAGGGGGGATTGGCGAGTGAGGAGGGGGGATTGGCGAGTGAGGAGGGGGGATTGGCGAGTGAGGAGGGGGATTGGTGTGTGAGGAGGAGGGGGATTGGCGATTGAGGAGGGAGGGATTGGCGAGTGAGAAGGGGGATTGGCGAGTGAGGAGGGGGATTGGCGAGTGAGATGGGGGGATTGGCGAGTGAGGAGTGGGGATTGGCGAGTGAGGAGGGGGGTTGGTGAGTGAGGAGGGGGGATTGGCGAGTGAGGAGGGGGGTTGATGAGTgaggagacaaaaacagaaattgctggagtaactcagtgggtctggcagcagctgtggagagagaaacatcgtTAATGTTTCGGGACGAGTGACTGTTCCTCGTGTGGTTTTTATTTAGTGATAACAAACCTGGGTGGGGGTAGGGCTGGGGGGTCAGGCATCAACGTGATTGaacaatattgagtccagaaagcTTTAGAGTACCCAATCAGTacatgaggtgctgttcttccagcttgtgctgagcttggctggagcactgcagcatacTGAGTCGGAGATGTTGGCCTGGGAACAAAGTGGTAtgttgaagtgacaggcaactggaagcttagGGTCTATTATAGTTAGGTACTCCGTGAAGCAGTGACCCTGATtatgctttgtttccccaatgtagaggaacagCAAATGCAGttgactagattgagtgaagtgtagGTAAAGTgctacttcacctggaagatCTGTTTGGGCCTTTGGAAAATGAGGAGGGtggaagtaaatgggcaggtgttacaccttctgttgAAGGGGAGGGTGCCATGGGGCTGTGGGAGTTTGTTGGGAGTGAAGGTGGTGTGGACTAGGATATCCTGGGAGGAACAGTCATTGTGGAAAGCtgacaagagaggggaggggaatatgtgacTGGAGGTGACATCCGCTGAAGGTGACGGAAATGACAGCTAATGGTCCTAGGATGTAAATGCTAGTAGGATGGTAGGTGAGGAAAGGGGGAGTGAAGGCTGAAGTTTGAGAGTTGAGCTGAACATgtctgagggccctgtcaactatGGTGCTGggaaatcctcagttgaggaagaagatggacatttCGGAATCAAGGAGGGCAGGGAGGagggggaacaggaggagggctaggtgggggaagggaatgggaggagggtggaggagtgggagagggaggagggtggggaggggaggagggaggagggtggggaaggggagggggaggagctggggaaggggagggggaggagggtggagggagagagggaggagggtggggtgaggaggtggggagagagggaggagggcagggagggggtggggagagagggaggagggcgggggaagggggtgggaatGAGGGCAGGTCACTGTGACATTGGCTGTGGGCAGGTCGGGATAAACGAGGAAGGATAGTTTCCCACCAGACCTCCTCACTCAGGAGAGCAGCTGGAACATTCCGGAAGGCTGAGAGGGAAATTCCGACATGAGCCTCAGAGCCCGAGTTGTGATCGGGAGTCCCCCTGCCCACGAGGGCAATGGAAGCAGCCTCTTGAGGAACTTTCCGAAGGGAATCAGACAGATCCTGACCGCAGCCAGAGTCACAGGgtttgagggtgggggtggggatgggggtgggtagtgggagggagagagagagaggtctggATCAACAGCCACATCCAGTTGTTTGTCAACTATCGCCCGGTTCATCCACCTGGAGAGGGAATCTCCGACTCACTCACTTGATCACTTCGGGATGGTTCTTGATCTGTGCCCAAAGTAAGGGAAAATCGAACTTCCCGGTGTCGAGATTACTCAACAGGTACACGACGGGTTTCTGAACTCCGTGCTTGAGCAGGCAGCTGACGGAGAATTCCCGCAGTTCCTTCAGGAACGAGCTTTCTTCATAATTGGATTTATGACGCTGTTTAAATGCCTCGAGATCACTTTCTATCTTGTTACGGACAAATATAACCGTCCTGTCCGGGCCCTGAAGGGCCTTTGCCAATTGGCCGTGGTGATCCTTGAAGATTTCGGAGGCAATAATGAAGATGATCCCATAATTTTTGCCATTGACCTCCTTCAGATACTTTTCCGGCTGCACACTGAGCCCGATGGGGGGCAGCTCCCAAATCCGGACATTGGAATATCTGGGGAAGGAGTACACCACAGGCTCTGTGCATGGGAATTCCTGCCCAATCTTCGCTGCTGCCTCACTGTCAGCCTGAAGACCTCGCACTGCATTGATGAAAGATGATTTCCCAGACCAGTGATCACCAAACACAGCCAGGTCCAGCCCAGGGCGCACAGTACAATCCCACACTCTAAACAGAAAACATTCTTATCAAATGTCCCCAAAACTACTCAAAGCATTTCACatttatttattcactcatgggatgtgggtgtcactggctggtcagGATTTATTGCTCTTCCCCCCccttgccccttgagaaggtgggggtgagctgccttcttgaaccactgtagtccatgtgctgtgggtagacccacaatgcccttagggagggaattccaggattctgacccagtgacactgaaggaatggcgatatatttccaagtcaggatggggagtggtttggaggggaacctgcagggggtggtgttcccatgtatctgctgcccctgtccttctagatggaagtggttgtgggtttggaaggagctgcctgaggatttttggtgagtttctgcagtgaatcttgtcgatggtacacattgctgttactgagcgttgattgtggagggggtgggtgtttgtggatgtggggccaatcaagcggctgctttatcctggatggtgtcaagcttcctgagtgttgttggagctgcccccatccaggcatgaggggagtattccatcacactcctgacttgtgccttgtagatggtggattggctttggagagtcagaagGGGTGTtgctcgctgcaggattcccagcctctgacctgctcttgtagccaatgtgtttatgtggtgagtccagttgagtttctggtcaatggtacaccccaggatgttgatagtgagggattcagtgatgtaacaccactgtacaggactttggttaggccacagttggagtactgtgtgcagttctggtcgcctcactttaggaaagatgtggaagctttggagagggtgcagagaagatttaccaggatgttgcctggaatggagagtaggtcgtacgaggataggttgagagttctcggccttttctcattggaacggcgaaggatgaggggtgacttgatagaggtttataagatgatcagaggaatagatagagtagacagtcagaaactttttccccgggtacaacagagtgttacaaggggacataaatttaaggtgaagggtggaaggtataggggagatgtcaggggtgggttctttacccagagagtagtgggggcatggaatgcactgcccgtgggagtggtggagtcagaatcattggcgacctttaagcggcatttggataggtacatggacgggtgcttaatctaggttagaagttcggcacaacatcgtgggccgaaggacctgttctgtgctgtattgttctatgttctatgttctatgttctaaatgtgaaggggcagtggttagacaGTCTCTTATTGGACACAGAGTCTGGCATTGGTGTGGTATGGATGTTACTGCTAactgttcaatctttcttcatcacACAGACCTATCACCTCTGGAATCAATCCAATGAACCTGATGATGAACACAAAACTAGTGTTAATTGTCATTAAACACTCACCTGGTTCAGGGAATGAATAATGTCCCTCAGGAAGAAAGTCTGCCATTTTTACCTGGCCTGGCCtctacgtgactccagacccacggcaatgtgGCTGGCTTTTcattgccctctggacaatttgTGATGGGCCACAATGATGCCCACActccctgaaccatgtttctcCAGTGTCTCCTATTGGTGCTCACAGATCAGCTGGTCTGTGCCGTGACTGAACCTGAACAGACCTCTCAGGCaggagtccagattagagtggtgctggaaaagcacagcaggtcaggctgcatccgaggagcaggaaaatcaacgttttgggcaaaaacccttcctcaggagtagaggcagggtgcctagggattttcctgctcctcggatgctgcctgacctgctgtgcttttccagcaccactctaatctagactctggtttccagcatctgcactccttgtttttacctagaccTCTTGGGCAGAAAATTCCAAAATTCTACCACCGTCTGAGTGAAAAAAATCCTCCTCAACTCTCTCCCAAATGGCCTGCCCTTATCCTGAGATTTTGTCCCTGGTTCTAGTGTCCGGCCAAGGGGAGAGACATTCCGTCTGCCCCCCCCGCTCCACCCCCCAGCCACACCCTGCTTCCCAGTGACTGTCTCCCAGTCTCCAAAATGACAGACAACAGCGCGCTGGCTGACTCAACGCTGTACAAACCTGTCCAGCTCCTTGATCTTCTCTtcgagtgtgtcctggagcagggagAGCTGGTAGATCTGAGGGTTGGTGTTAGACACAAGGAATAGTAAAGAGGGCTCAACACCTTCCTCTTGCAGGCACTGAGCACACTCTGAGGTGATATGGGCTAGAA harbors:
- the LOC140481076 gene encoding interferon-inducible GTPase 5-like — protein: MGAWISSKKADAVWIAVVGPPAGGKTSLIQALRGEEDTQELSTSQSQSPFNHPKFPNVTIWEFQSHNLSVSKLDPYDIFIIVSPVDVFAAESVKLAKEAQTKGKVCYLVRTKIDDDLPRFSSTFSSINDLNRFLAHITSECAQCLQEEGVEPSLLFLVSNTNPQIYQLSLLQDTLEEKIKELDRVWDCTVRPGLDLAVFGDHWSGKSSFINAVRGLQADSEAAAKIGQEFPCTEPVVYSFPRYSNVRIWELPPIGLSVQPEKYLKEVNGKNYGIIFIIASEIFKDHHGQLAKALQGPDRTVIFVRNKIESDLEAFKQRHKSNYEESSFLKELREFSVSCLLKHGVQKPVVYLLSNLDTGKFDFPLLWAQIKNHPEVIKREIFDRIGQAKQDSLKHVFEEGGLPNLVSQILSCGLEQNDIVVNVGVIGEAGAGKSSLVNALRGVPDDHPGAAPTGVTETTVVPSPYPHPAFHHIVLWDLPGLGTLDFQPESYREKVGFHRYDFFIIVASERFKASHATLAKWIQESGAHFYFARSKIDNDVAACQRQQGPITDQHETLHKIREEAVNYLTQQGVHSPQVFLISSPFFKDYDSKQLQETLERDVPKFRKQAFLKSIHPVCSGFITRKRDSLSAEVWKLALFSSVAAAVPVPGVALLCDMGILSRNLPFYYKCFGLDEESLKRISADVQKPLEDLKAQMRSPQATYINIPLLYKFLSSGPGMGLMAGEFLIHRVPIFGSVTAGGIAFTVAKRILTGLIHSLAADAEQILHWVIQSQVG